The segment CCACGGGCGCGTCGGTCAGGCCGACCACGATCACTTCCGGCATCCTCGTCCCCTCTTCCTCTTCCTCTTCCTCTTCCTCTTCCTCTTCCTCACCCCCTCCCCCTCGCCTCCCCCTCCCCCTCCCGGCGAGAGTGCATCTGGGCGACGAGGATTCGGGGTCCACCCGCATTCTCGGCGCCTCGATGCACTTTCGCGGGAGTGGGCTGGGCGGGGAAACGCGCGGCGGGGGGGCGCGGCGGTCAGGAAAGGAGTTTCGCCTTCGCGGCGCTGAACTCTTCGTCCGTGAGGACGCCGCTCTGCTTCAGCGCTGCGAGCTGCTGCAGCCGCGCGATCATGTCATCGCCTCCGCCGGCGGCAGGGGCGGCAGGAGCGGATGCCGCGGGCGCGGCCTGCGGCATCTGTGCGGCCACCGCGGCCTGAGCCGCAGCATCGAGCTGAGCCTGCTGCTGCGCGGCCTGGTACTGCTCCTGCTCGTATTGCGCCTGCGCTTTGCGCTCCCGCGAACCCTGCATCGAGCCGCTCACGGCCGATGCGGTCCCCGCGACCACGGCGGTTCGGGCGGCGAGGCCCAGCAGGCCGGGGCGTCCCATGCGTCGAATCGGCATATCAGTTCTCCTCTGCGTCGATCATGTCGGCTACGGCGTTGACGACCGGGGCGGGGATGCGCTCGGCCGTGA is part of the Microbacterium sp. ET2 genome and harbors:
- a CDS encoding SHOCT domain-containing protein, with the protein product MPIRRMGRPGLLGLAARTAVVAGTASAVSGSMQGSRERKAQAQYEQEQYQAAQQQAQLDAAAQAAVAAQMPQAAPAASAPAAPAAGGGDDMIARLQQLAALKQSGVLTDEEFSAAKAKLLS